The genomic region TACTACTTCGTGCGGGTGATCGCCCCCGAAGGCTCCCCGGCCGAGGAGTACTGGGAGAACGCCTGGAGCCCCTACGAGGTGACGCCCGTCCGGGTCGACGGCAACGCCGTCAGGCTCCCGCGCCCGATCGTCCTGGAGACCCCCGGCTGGGTCCAGGGTCGGGTCGTCGACGAGGCCGGCCGGCCGGTCGTGGGCGCCTTCGTCTCGTTCCGGGCCTCGGAGAGCTCGGGGAGCTACGGGCTGGAGACCGGGGCCGACGGACGCTATGACAGCCGCACCGGCGACCACACCGACGCGCTGCTGCCGGGCAGCTACCTGGTCGCCGTCCGGTGGTACAGCGACGACCTCGACGACCCGGTCTACCGCGAGAGCGAGGCTCGCGTGACCGTGAGCGCCGGAGCGGGCGCCACCCACGACGTCACGCTCGTGGAGAGGCCGGCGATCGTCATGACGGTGCTCGACGAGGAGGGCCAGCCGCTGGCGAACGCGCCGCTCCACCTGCAGGTCCGAACGCCCGACTTCAAGAACGGCGTGTTCGGGCCGATCCAGTCCGGGCCCCACGAGACCGACGCCTCAGGGCGCTATCTGGTGGGCGACTCCTTCGAGGAGGTGAAGGTCTTCGTCGGCCTGCCCGAGGGGTACCAGGGCTCCGCGGTCGGCGAGTGGTGGGACGGCGCGTACTCGTTCGCCGAGGCTCGGTCGCTGACCTTCCCGGCCGGCGCTCCGCTGCGCCGCGAGATCACGGTCCGCCTCGGCTCGGCCCCGACCGCGGTCCAGGCGGTCACTCCGGGCATCCGAGGTGTCGCTCGGGTGGGAAGGACGCTCACGGCCTACACCCCTGGGTGGGGGCCGAGCGGCGTGGAGATGGAGTACCAGTGGCTCGATAGTGGCTTCGTCATCCCGGGTGCGACCGGGTCGAGCTTCACGATCCCGGCCACCATGGCCGGCAGCCACGGGGTCTCGGTGCGGGTGACCGGCAGGGTCCCCGGCCAGCCCGCGGTCGATCGGGTGAGCCCGTGGACGGGGGAGGTGCTGCCCTCTGACGGCAGCACCGACATGGTCGCCGGGATCCCCAAGATCACCGGACGGGCCGAGGTGGGACACGTCCTCGCGGCGATCCCCGGCACCTGGTTCCCCGCGGGCGTGACCCTGAGCTGGGTCTGGACGGCAGGAGGCAAGCAGGTCGGCACTGGGCGCTACCTGAAGGTCACCAATGCGCTGGCCGGCAAGTCCGTCCTCCTCGTCGTGCGGGGCGAGCTCGGCGGCGCGAGCACCGTCGTCTCCTCGAACTACACCGTCAAGGTGCGCGGCGTGTTGACCGCGGCCCGGCCGAAGGTCACCGGCAAGGCGCAGGTGGGGCGGAAGCTGCGCGCCAGGGCTGGAGCGTGGGGGCCGGGCAAGGTCACCGTGCGGTTGGCCTGGTTCCGCAACGGGACCAAGGTGAAGAAGGCCACCGGCACGACGTACCGGCTGACCCGCAAGGACGTCGGCAAGCGGATCAGCGTGCGGGCAACGGGCAGCCGTCGACACTTCGACACCGTCACGACCCGGAGTGCCAAGACCGGCCGCGTGACCCGCTAGTGCCACGCGGGCCCGGGGCCGCGTGGCTAGTCCGTCTCGACCTCGGTGAGCGCCAGCAGCTCCTCGCGAGCCTGGGTCAGCTGCTCGGGAGACAGGTACGGCGTGTTGACCGCCGCGACGAGTCCCTCGGCCGCGAGTCGGACGATCAGGGCCCGGCCCGGCGGCAGGCCGTCGGCCGCGAAGGCGTCGTTCCAGGCTCGGGCGTCCTCCTCCTCCAGGGGCGCGGACAGGGCGGCTGCGTCGGTTGCCCCCAGCGCGGAGAGCAGCCCGGCGGGACTGAACATCCGGGTGAGGTACTCGCTGCCTCCGGTGTGGGCGCGCACGTAGCCGCGGGTGAACTTGCCGGCCCGGTTCTCGCTGAGGTCGACGTGGGCGCGCACCTCCTCCCAGATCCGGGTGATCGTGTGCTCGATCAGCGCGGTGAGAAGCTCTTCGCGGCTGCGGAAGTGGTGCATCAGCCCGCTCTTGGTCACCCCGGCGAGCGCGGCGATCTCGGCGAGGCTGACCCTCGTCCCCTTCTGCACGATCGCCTGCTCGGCAGCGTCGAGGATCGCGCGCCGGGTGCGCTCGCGGTCCCGTACCAGCTCCCGCTCGGGCGGCGTCATCGCCGCGTCTCTCGCACCGGGGTCATGGAGGGGATCATCCGCCACGCGACGACAGCCGCCGCCAGCAGGATGGCCGCCGCGACGAACGAGGTCGTCTGCATGGCCGCGGCGAACGCCTCCTGCGCGGCGGCGATGACCGACGGGTCGTCGATGGTGGTGACGGCGTAGGCGAGCGAGTCGTGCACGGTCGCGGTCTCCTCGGCGTCCAGGCCGGCTGGCAGCTCGAGCCCGGAGCGGTACATCGCGAGATGCAGGGATCCGAGCACGGCGATCCCCAGGGCGCCACCGAGCTCGTAGGCGGTCTCGGCGACGGCCGACGCGGCACCCGCGCGCTCCTTGGGTACGGCGCTGACCACCGCGTCGGTGGAGAGGGTCATCGCGATCCCGATGCCGAGCCCCATTACGGCGAGCGCGCCCCCGAGCCCCCAGAAGGAGGTCCACTGGGTGGTCGCGCCGATCCCGGCGAGACCGAGGGCGGCCACCGCGAGCCCCAGGCCGATCGAGCGGCCGGCGCCGAGCCGGGTCACCAGCACGCCGATCAGTCCGATCACCGCGATCGACGCCAACGTGGCGGGCAGCTCCGCGAGGCCGGCGTCCAGCGGACCGAAGCCGCGGACCAGCTGCAGGTACTGGGAGAAGAAGAAGAGCAGGCCCAGGAAGGCGAAGATCGAGAGCAGGCTCGCGCACACGGCTCCGGTGAACGCGGGCACGCGGAACAGCGACACGTCGAGCAGGGGGACCCGCAGCCGCGCCTGCCGGCGCAGGAACCACCAGCCGCAGGCGACGCCGAGCAGGACAGTCCCGACGACCACGCTGTCGAACCCCGACGCGATCCAGTGCTTCACGCCGTACACGACCGGCACGATCGTCAGGATCGAGAGCAGGGAGGACACCACGTCGATCGGCTGGCCGGCCATGCCCCGCGACTCCGGCAGCAGGAGCCAGCCTCCGACCAGCGCGAGCGCCATGATCGGCACGTTGATCAGGAACACCGAGCCCCACCAGAAGTGCTCCAGGAGCACTCCGCCGACCAGGGGCCCGAGCGCGGCGCCGGCGGTGGCGCCGACCGACCAGACCGCGATGGCCCGGGTGCGCTGCGCCGGCTCGCGGAACATGGCGCGCACGATCGAGAGCGTCGAGGGCATCAGTGTGGCGCCGGCGACGCCGAGCAGGGCGCGTGCCGCGATCAGGGTCTCGGCGTTGGGGGAGAACGCCGCGACGACCGACGCTGCGCCGAAGGCGGCGCTGCCGATCATCAGCAGTCGCTTGCGACCGATCCGGTCGGCGACGTTGCCCATCGTGATCAGCAGGCCGGCGAGCACGAAGGAGTAGATGTCGCCGATCCAGAGCAGCTGACTCGAGGAGGGAGCGAGATCCTCGGCCAGCGACGGCACCGCGAGGTAGAGCACCGTCCCATCGATCGCGAGCAGGAGGACGACCAGGACGAGTACGACGAGTGCGGTCCACTCCCGGCGGCTGGCGCGGGCGGGCGCCACGTACGTCTGCGTCATGCCGACGACGCTTACGGTCCATTCGGACGGTTAAACAATCCAAGTGGTTGTTAGGTCCACCACGCCGCGGTGGGCGCTGAGACGGCGGCGTCGGACCGGGGCGGGTCAGTGCTCGAGGTACGCCGCGAGCTGCGCCAGGGACGACCTGAGGCCCACAGCGTGGTCCTCCGCGGAGATGCCGGGCGGGACATCGGTGGCCCGGAACTCCACGCGGGTCCCGCCGTCCTCCGGGACGACCTCCCAGGTCATGGTCATGGTCCCGGAGAACATCGGGTCGTCGGAGACGAAGTCGACGACCTGGACGATGCGCGAGCCCGGTACGACGTCGACGAAGCGGGCCTCGACGACATCCGACCCGGGGGTGGTCTTGCCGGCCGCGGTGAGCGGGTCGTCGTAGGTGAGCACGAGCCGGTAGGACCCGCCCGGTCGCGCGTCGACGTACTCGAACCGGCCGCTCATCCCCTCGGGCGGCAGCCAGGCGACCAGCGCCTCCGGGTCGACGAGCGCCCGGAACGCCCGGTCGACCGGCGCGCGGACGACGCGGGCGGCGGAGTCGACGCGGGCCATGGAGACAGCCTCGCACCAGTCAGGCCCGCGGCGGGGCGGAACCGGGCCGTCAGGACCGGTTCACGGCGGCCCGCGTGACCTCCTCGTCGAGGTAGCGCAGGATGACCGCGGCGACGGCGACCACCGGAACGGCCAGGAAGGCGCCGACGATCCCGAACAGGGTCGAGCCCAGGGCGACCGAGAGCAGGACGACCACGGCGTGCAGCTGCATGCTGCGTGACTGCAGCCACGGCGAGAGGACGTTGCCCTCGAGCTGCTGGACGGCGAGGATCACGGCCAGGATGATCAGCGCACCGGTCACGCCGTTGGACACCAGGGCCACGAGGACGGCGATGGCGCCGACGACCACGGCGCCGACGATCGGGATGAAGCCGCCGAAGAACGTCAGCACGGTGAGCGGCACGGCCAGCGGTACGCCGACCA from Nocardioides pantholopis harbors:
- a CDS encoding carboxypeptidase regulatory-like domain-containing protein, coding for MSRLVVVLLAVAAVLAGLLVGSPASAADGSLSGVVQVKPAGGPVAPLAGADVHLYRSATTEWSGELVRSVRAGADGSWSAAGLEDGYYFVRVIAPEGSPAEEYWENAWSPYEVTPVRVDGNAVRLPRPIVLETPGWVQGRVVDEAGRPVVGAFVSFRASESSGSYGLETGADGRYDSRTGDHTDALLPGSYLVAVRWYSDDLDDPVYRESEARVTVSAGAGATHDVTLVERPAIVMTVLDEEGQPLANAPLHLQVRTPDFKNGVFGPIQSGPHETDASGRYLVGDSFEEVKVFVGLPEGYQGSAVGEWWDGAYSFAEARSLTFPAGAPLRREITVRLGSAPTAVQAVTPGIRGVARVGRTLTAYTPGWGPSGVEMEYQWLDSGFVIPGATGSSFTIPATMAGSHGVSVRVTGRVPGQPAVDRVSPWTGEVLPSDGSTDMVAGIPKITGRAEVGHVLAAIPGTWFPAGVTLSWVWTAGGKQVGTGRYLKVTNALAGKSVLLVVRGELGGASTVVSSNYTVKVRGVLTAARPKVTGKAQVGRKLRARAGAWGPGKVTVRLAWFRNGTKVKKATGTTYRLTRKDVGKRISVRATGSRRHFDTVTTRSAKTGRVTR
- a CDS encoding TetR/AcrR family transcriptional regulator, whose amino-acid sequence is MTPPERELVRDRERTRRAILDAAEQAIVQKGTRVSLAEIAALAGVTKSGLMHHFRSREELLTALIEHTITRIWEEVRAHVDLSENRAGKFTRGYVRAHTGGSEYLTRMFSPAGLLSALGATDAAALSAPLEEEDARAWNDAFAADGLPPGRALIVRLAAEGLVAAVNTPYLSPEQLTQAREELLALTEVETD
- a CDS encoding MFS transporter, which gives rise to MTQTYVAPARASRREWTALVVLVLVVLLLAIDGTVLYLAVPSLAEDLAPSSSQLLWIGDIYSFVLAGLLITMGNVADRIGRKRLLMIGSAAFGAASVVAAFSPNAETLIAARALLGVAGATLMPSTLSIVRAMFREPAQRTRAIAVWSVGATAGAALGPLVGGVLLEHFWWGSVFLINVPIMALALVGGWLLLPESRGMAGQPIDVVSSLLSILTIVPVVYGVKHWIASGFDSVVVGTVLLGVACGWWFLRRQARLRVPLLDVSLFRVPAFTGAVCASLLSIFAFLGLLFFFSQYLQLVRGFGPLDAGLAELPATLASIAVIGLIGVLVTRLGAGRSIGLGLAVAALGLAGIGATTQWTSFWGLGGALAVMGLGIGIAMTLSTDAVVSAVPKERAGAASAVAETAYELGGALGIAVLGSLHLAMYRSGLELPAGLDAEETATVHDSLAYAVTTIDDPSVIAAAQEAFAAAMQTTSFVAAAILLAAAVVAWRMIPSMTPVRETRR
- a CDS encoding SRPBCC family protein; amino-acid sequence: MARVDSAARVVRAPVDRAFRALVDPEALVAWLPPEGMSGRFEYVDARPGGSYRLVLTYDDPLTAAGKTTPGSDVVEARFVDVVPGSRIVQVVDFVSDDPMFSGTMTMTWEVVPEDGGTRVEFRATDVPPGISAEDHAVGLRSSLAQLAAYLEH